From Streptomyces sp. TLI_105, the proteins below share one genomic window:
- a CDS encoding NUDIX domain-containing protein, with translation MANTWLPPAEYVDTLPRATAYACLYFTDTAGRPFQLRAVYQTRPWQWPGGNMDPGETPWETAVRECHEETGIVFTGEPRLLAAHFATDRGADWPANHIGFIFDGGELTDEQIAAVVLDPEEHSEYRLRTLDEWEREMNPREFARLAVIDRARRSGSTVYVESGPAGT, from the coding sequence ATGGCGAACACCTGGCTGCCGCCCGCCGAGTACGTCGACACGCTGCCGAGAGCGACGGCGTACGCCTGCCTCTACTTCACCGACACCGCAGGCCGCCCCTTCCAGCTCCGGGCCGTCTACCAGACCCGGCCGTGGCAGTGGCCCGGCGGCAACATGGACCCGGGGGAGACCCCCTGGGAGACCGCGGTGCGCGAGTGCCACGAGGAGACCGGGATCGTCTTCACCGGCGAACCGCGCCTCCTCGCCGCCCACTTCGCCACGGACCGGGGCGCGGACTGGCCGGCCAACCACATCGGCTTCATCTTCGACGGGGGCGAGCTGACGGACGAACAGATCGCCGCCGTCGTCCTCGACCCCGAGGAACACAGCGAGTACCGCCTGCGGACCCTGGACGAGTGGGAGCGGGAGATGAACCCGCGCGAGTTCGCCCGCCTCGCCGTGATCGACCGGGCGCGAAGGAGCGGGTCGACCGTGTACGTGGAGAGCGGACCCGCCGGGACGTGA